A single Sphingomonas kaistensis DNA region contains:
- a CDS encoding GcrA family cell cycle regulator, translated as MSWTDERIDRLKAMWAEGKTASAIAEELGGVSRNAVIGKAHRLGLDSRPSPVKAGEDKTAPSAAATPAAAAPVTERATPSRVREKPPIAAILEAAAPMPEDELKPAPAPAAAAAPAAAAPAAAAAAPAPASGKAGEPVMVYRSIGPGGFVRQGPGDQQPPIPPAPPRRLVPAKPSPEMADKTGLLELNDRICKWPLGHPGEPDFHFCGQQANPGYPYCVQHCGVAYQAQLPRRDRRPPPPLPYGGPRVR; from the coding sequence ATGAGCTGGACTGACGAACGCATCGATCGGCTGAAGGCCATGTGGGCCGAGGGCAAGACCGCCAGCGCCATCGCCGAGGAACTTGGCGGGGTCAGCCGCAACGCGGTGATCGGCAAGGCCCATCGCCTCGGCCTCGATTCGCGCCCGTCGCCGGTCAAGGCGGGTGAGGACAAGACGGCTCCCTCAGCCGCCGCGACCCCTGCCGCCGCTGCCCCGGTGACCGAGCGCGCGACCCCGTCGCGGGTGCGCGAAAAGCCGCCCATCGCCGCCATTCTCGAAGCCGCCGCGCCGATGCCCGAGGATGAGCTGAAGCCCGCCCCGGCCCCCGCCGCCGCGGCAGCTCCTGCCGCCGCCGCGCCCGCTGCTGCTGCGGCCGCGCCCGCTCCCGCTTCCGGCAAGGCCGGCGAGCCGGTCATGGTGTATCGCTCGATCGGTCCGGGCGGCTTCGTTCGCCAAGGCCCCGGCGACCAGCAGCCGCCGATCCCGCCCGCCCCGCCGCGCCGCCTCGTTCCGGCCAAGCCATCGCCCGAAATGGCGGACAAGACCGGCCTGCTCGAATTGAACGATCGCATCTGCAAATGGCCGCTCGGCCACCCGGGTGAGCCCGACTTTCATTTCTGCGGGCAGCAGGCCAATCCCGGCTATCCATATTGCGTCCAGCATTGCGGCGTCGCCTATCAGGCCCAGCTCCCCCGCCGCGACCGCCGCCCGCCCCCGCCGCTGCCTTATGGCGGTCCGCGGGTTCGCTGA
- a CDS encoding Hsp20 family protein codes for MRSAFDFTPFRRSAVGFDRLFDMLESSAASGAGENYPPFDLIRTSEHEYRIELAVAGFRRDEIEITSHQNVLIIRGRKGEESSADYIHRGIATRSFERRFALADHVNVTGAALADGMLALTLTREIPEAMKPRRIEIGGAASAPQHDRIEAKAEPATEERSPESV; via the coding sequence ATGCGTAGTGCGTTCGATTTCACGCCCTTCCGGCGCAGCGCCGTGGGGTTCGACCGGTTGTTCGACATGCTGGAAAGCAGCGCCGCATCCGGAGCGGGCGAAAATTATCCGCCATTCGATCTCATCCGGACCAGTGAGCATGAGTATCGTATCGAGCTTGCGGTGGCCGGGTTCCGGCGGGACGAGATCGAGATCACCAGCCATCAGAACGTGCTGATCATCCGCGGCCGCAAGGGCGAGGAAAGCAGCGCCGATTATATTCACCGCGGGATTGCCACCCGCAGCTTCGAGCGGCGCTTTGCGCTGGCGGATCATGTCAATGTGACCGGCGCGGCGCTTGCCGATGGCATGCTTGCGCTGACGCTCACGCGCGAAATCCCCGAGGCGATGAAGCCGCGGCGGATCGAGATCGGCGGCGCGGCGAGCGCTCCGCAGCATGACCGGATCGAGGCAAAGGCCGAGCCTGCGACCGAGGAACGGTCGCCCGAAAGCGTCTGA
- a CDS encoding sensor histidine kinase, translating into MANGEKRLVCFSTDITELAARERRLVRLNAQLKVYSYSVAHDLKNPIAAIIAGLNLIERDSGSVLKERSTMVLNSLRASATGLAGFVSSLLKAAAVETQELAFERYDLNLLLEEVRFNLSALIESSDAELHVTRLPILLIEPNLLRQLFQNLIENSIKHAGADRLVVTIHYKEADGEHVFYVGDNGTGIPPKKKDLVFSQFYKGESSDGIGLGLATCQRIAHLHDGVLELHDKMEQGCCMVLRLPKDDPAARSKVFAPTLLD; encoded by the coding sequence ATGGCCAACGGCGAAAAGAGGCTGGTGTGCTTTTCAACCGACATCACCGAACTGGCGGCGCGCGAACGCCGGCTGGTGCGATTGAACGCACAGCTCAAGGTCTACTCGTATAGCGTCGCGCACGACCTCAAGAATCCCATCGCGGCGATCATCGCCGGCCTGAATCTCATCGAACGCGACAGCGGCTCCGTTCTGAAAGAGCGTTCGACGATGGTGCTGAACTCGCTTCGCGCCAGTGCGACCGGGCTGGCCGGCTTCGTGTCGTCGCTGCTGAAAGCCGCCGCCGTCGAGACGCAGGAGCTGGCGTTCGAGCGCTACGACCTCAATCTCCTGCTGGAAGAAGTGCGCTTCAACCTGTCGGCCCTGATCGAAAGTTCCGATGCCGAGTTGCACGTCACCCGGCTGCCGATCCTGCTGATCGAACCGAACCTGCTTAGGCAGTTGTTCCAGAACCTCATCGAAAATTCGATCAAGCATGCCGGCGCCGATCGCCTGGTGGTGACCATTCACTACAAGGAGGCCGACGGCGAGCACGTCTTTTATGTCGGCGACAATGGCACCGGCATTCCGCCCAAGAAAAAGGATCTGGTGTTTTCGCAATTCTATAAGGGCGAGAGCAGCGACGGCATCGGTCTTGGCCTGGCGACCTGCCAGCGTATCGCGCATCTGCATGACGGGGTGCTCGAGCTGCACGACAAGATGGAGCAGGGGTGCTGCATGGTCCTGAGGTTGCCGAAGGATGATCCTGCGGCGCGGAGCAAGGTGTTCGCGCCGACACTGCTGGACTGA
- the parE gene encoding DNA topoisomerase IV subunit B, whose amino-acid sequence MTDLFGPGGAPQPPSSDYDASAIEVLEGLEPVRRRPGMYIGGTDERALHHLAAEVIDNCMDEAVAGHASRIEITLEPGNRLTVSDNGRGIPVDPHPKYPGKSALEVILTTLHSGGKFEGKAYSTSGGLHGVGISVVNALSTETVVEVAREKKLYRQTFAKGVALGPLEEVGAAPNRRGTTVAFHPDPEIFGDLAFDPERLFRLARSKAYLFAGVEIRWKCDPSLASDKVPESATLQFANGLGDALAEQLEGRECVTAQPFAGAADFPDGQGRCEWAVAWPLWSDGFTSYYCNTIPTPDGGTHEAGLRAALTKGVRAFGDLVGNKRAKDITADDVMQSCECYLSVFIRNPHFQSQTKDRLTSLEAARFVETAMRDHVDHFLTDNMDRGRALLGSIVERMEERLKRRAEREVKRKTATSSRKLRLPGKLTDCSSDEPAGTELFIVEGDSAGGSAKQARNRKTQAILPIRGKILNVASATADKIRANQEVADLQLALGCGIRDKFDESALRYEKIIIMTDADVDGAHIATLLMTFFFQEMPELVRRGHLFLAQPPLYRLTAGTKTLYARDDAHRAELEKAEFKGKKVDVSRFKGLGEMNPNQLKETTMDPATRSLLKVTLPHEFEHRQPVKDLVERLMGKNPEHRFAFIQSRAAAVSGEELDA is encoded by the coding sequence ATGACCGACCTGTTTGGGCCCGGGGGGGCACCGCAACCACCATCGTCCGACTATGACGCCTCCGCGATCGAGGTGCTCGAAGGGCTCGAACCCGTCCGCCGCCGCCCCGGCATGTATATCGGCGGCACCGACGAGCGCGCGCTTCACCACCTCGCCGCCGAAGTCATCGACAATTGCATGGACGAAGCGGTCGCCGGCCACGCGTCGCGTATCGAGATCACGCTCGAACCCGGCAATCGCCTGACCGTCAGCGACAACGGCCGCGGCATTCCGGTCGACCCGCACCCCAAATATCCCGGCAAGTCCGCGCTCGAAGTCATCCTCACCACGCTCCACTCGGGCGGCAAATTCGAGGGCAAGGCATACTCCACCTCGGGCGGTCTCCACGGCGTCGGCATCAGCGTCGTCAATGCGCTGTCCACCGAAACCGTGGTCGAGGTCGCGCGCGAGAAAAAGCTCTACCGCCAGACCTTCGCCAAGGGCGTGGCGCTCGGCCCCCTCGAAGAAGTCGGCGCCGCCCCCAACCGCCGCGGCACCACCGTCGCCTTTCACCCCGATCCCGAAATCTTCGGTGACCTAGCCTTCGACCCCGAGCGCCTGTTCCGCCTCGCCCGCTCCAAGGCCTATCTCTTCGCCGGGGTCGAGATCCGCTGGAAATGCGATCCTTCGCTCGCCAGCGACAAGGTGCCCGAAAGCGCGACCCTGCAATTCGCCAACGGCCTCGGCGACGCGCTCGCCGAACAGCTCGAAGGCCGCGAGTGCGTCACCGCGCAGCCCTTCGCCGGCGCCGCCGACTTCCCCGACGGCCAGGGCCGCTGCGAATGGGCGGTCGCCTGGCCACTGTGGAGCGACGGGTTCACCTCCTACTATTGCAACACCATCCCGACCCCAGACGGCGGCACCCACGAAGCGGGCCTGCGCGCCGCGCTGACCAAAGGCGTGCGCGCATTCGGCGATCTCGTCGGCAACAAGCGCGCCAAGGACATCACCGCCGACGACGTGATGCAGTCATGCGAATGCTATCTCTCGGTGTTCATCCGCAATCCGCATTTCCAGTCGCAGACCAAAGACCGCCTGACCTCGCTCGAAGCCGCGCGCTTCGTCGAAACCGCGATGCGCGATCATGTCGATCATTTCCTGACCGACAACATGGACCGCGGCCGCGCATTGCTGGGCTCGATCGTCGAGCGGATGGAAGAACGCCTCAAGCGCCGCGCCGAGCGCGAGGTGAAGCGCAAGACCGCCACCTCCTCGCGCAAGCTCCGCCTGCCGGGCAAGCTCACCGATTGCTCGTCCGATGAGCCCGCGGGCACCGAGCTGTTCATCGTCGAAGGCGACAGCGCCGGCGGCTCGGCCAAGCAGGCCCGCAACCGCAAGACGCAGGCGATCCTCCCCATCCGCGGCAAGATCCTGAACGTCGCCTCGGCCACCGCCGACAAGATCCGCGCCAACCAGGAAGTCGCCGACCTCCAGCTCGCACTCGGCTGCGGCATCCGCGACAAGTTCGACGAAAGCGCGCTGCGTTACGAAAAGATCATCATCATGACCGACGCCGACGTCGACGGCGCCCACATCGCGACCCTGCTCATGACCTTTTTCTTCCAGGAGATGCCCGAGCTGGTCCGCCGCGGTCACCTGTTCCTGGCGCAGCCGCCGCTCTACCGCCTGACCGCCGGGACCAAGACGCTCTACGCCCGCGACGATGCCCACCGTGCCGAGCTGGAAAAGGCCGAGTTCAAAGGCAAGAAGGTCGATGTCAGCCGCTTCAAGGGCCTGGGCGAAATGAACCCCAACCAATTGAAGGAGACGACGATGGACCCTGCCACCCGCTCGCTCCTCAAGGTCACCCTCCCCCACGAATTCGAGCATCGCCAGCCGGTCAAGGACCTGGTCGAGCGGCTGATGGGCAAGAATCCGGAACACCGGTTTGCGTTCATCCAGAGCCGGGCGGCGGCGGTGAGCGGGGAAGAGCTGGACGCTTAG
- a CDS encoding alpha/beta hydrolase family protein, which produces MRCVLRACVLSLLFASQCLTAQPATRPSIADFAEPPVATGARLSADGKLLAARSWQGETSRILIFDAADPAKPPVAIPLGKADVTSITWAGPSRLLLRVRKYTQFQGETYPMTRLVVVDVATGQSRVGDPSNQGFLGGDVLYTDPDGRTALVASQDSIYDTPAVKRVDLATGKATIVEKPRPDVWDWYADSDGVVRAGLAYDERAWKLFYRDAAGEPLRVIKGKFEKDSDSSVDRFTFGQSGTGTIVTNERTGRFGVYRYDFKTGTVGEPIFEDPEVDVTGVWGDRWSGDVDGIEYENDRKRFLWLDPELKRIQAKIDKALPATVNEIVSRSRDESKLLIYASSASDPGAYFLLDPKTLRMSMIYAPLGRINPDQMSATTHLRYAARDGLSIPAYLTLPKGSAGKNLPTIVMPHGGPFVRDSWEYDAFVQFLASRGYAVFQPQFRGSTGYGKSFVEKGYGQWGRAMQDDLDDGLDHLIKTGVADRARVCIVGASYGGYAALWGAIRNPERYRCAASLAGVTDLDAQLKANRKSFSATRYFREWKTKVAGEEKIDLATVSPLQQAGRLRVPVLIGHGEKDEVVPVRQGRAMVQALQGGRADVTSVFYAKSEHNLEGEGDLADYLARLEAFLHKHNPAG; this is translated from the coding sequence ATGCGTTGCGTGTTGCGGGCGTGCGTTCTGAGCTTGTTGTTTGCCAGCCAATGCCTGACCGCCCAGCCCGCGACGCGCCCGTCCATCGCCGATTTCGCCGAACCGCCCGTCGCCACCGGTGCCCGTCTGTCCGCGGACGGCAAGCTGCTGGCGGCCCGTTCGTGGCAGGGCGAGACAAGCCGCATCCTGATCTTCGATGCCGCCGACCCCGCCAAACCACCGGTCGCCATTCCGCTTGGCAAGGCCGACGTCACCTCCATCACCTGGGCGGGGCCCAGCCGGCTGCTGCTGCGGGTCCGCAAGTACACGCAGTTCCAGGGGGAAACCTATCCGATGACCCGGCTGGTCGTGGTCGATGTCGCGACCGGGCAAAGCCGGGTGGGCGATCCTTCCAACCAGGGCTTTCTCGGCGGCGACGTTCTGTACACCGATCCGGACGGGCGCACCGCCTTGGTCGCGAGCCAGGATTCGATCTACGATACGCCCGCGGTGAAGCGGGTGGACCTCGCCACCGGCAAGGCGACGATCGTGGAGAAGCCGCGGCCCGACGTGTGGGACTGGTATGCCGACAGCGACGGGGTGGTCCGCGCCGGCCTCGCCTACGACGAGCGGGCCTGGAAGCTGTTCTACCGCGATGCGGCGGGCGAACCGCTGCGGGTCATCAAGGGCAAGTTCGAAAAGGATTCCGATTCCAGCGTCGATCGCTTCACCTTCGGCCAGTCGGGTACCGGCACCATCGTCACCAACGAACGGACCGGCCGGTTCGGCGTCTACCGCTACGACTTCAAGACCGGCACCGTCGGCGAACCGATCTTCGAGGATCCCGAGGTCGATGTCACCGGCGTGTGGGGCGATCGCTGGTCGGGGGACGTCGACGGCATCGAGTATGAGAACGACCGCAAGCGCTTCCTGTGGCTCGATCCGGAGTTGAAGCGGATCCAGGCCAAGATCGACAAAGCACTGCCCGCCACGGTCAACGAGATCGTCTCCCGCTCGCGCGACGAATCCAAGCTGCTGATCTATGCGAGCAGCGCATCCGATCCCGGCGCCTATTTCCTGCTCGATCCCAAGACCTTGCGGATGAGCATGATCTATGCCCCGCTGGGCCGGATCAATCCGGATCAGATGTCGGCGACCACTCATCTTCGCTACGCCGCCCGCGACGGCCTCAGCATTCCGGCCTATCTGACCCTGCCAAAGGGTTCGGCGGGCAAGAACCTGCCGACCATCGTCATGCCCCATGGCGGGCCCTTCGTTCGCGACAGCTGGGAATATGACGCCTTTGTGCAGTTCCTCGCCAGCCGCGGCTATGCGGTGTTCCAGCCGCAGTTCCGCGGCTCCACCGGCTATGGCAAGAGCTTCGTCGAGAAGGGCTATGGCCAATGGGGCCGCGCCATGCAGGACGATCTCGATGACGGCCTCGACCACCTGATCAAGACGGGCGTCGCCGATCGGGCACGGGTGTGCATCGTGGGTGCGTCCTATGGCGGTTATGCCGCGTTGTGGGGGGCGATCCGCAATCCGGAGCGCTATCGCTGCGCGGCCAGTCTTGCCGGGGTCACCGACCTCGACGCGCAGCTCAAGGCCAATCGCAAAAGCTTCAGCGCGACCCGCTATTTCCGCGAGTGGAAGACCAAGGTCGCGGGCGAAGAGAAGATCGATCTCGCCACCGTGTCGCCGTTGCAGCAGGCGGGCCGGCTCAGGGTGCCGGTGCTGATCGGGCATGGCGAAAAGGACGAGGTCGTCCCCGTGCGCCAGGGCCGCGCGATGGTGCAGGCGCTGCAGGGCGGACGGGCCGACGTCACCTCCGTCTTCTACGCCAAATCAGAGCACAATCTCGAGGGCGAAGGCGACCTTGCCGATTACCTTGCCCGGCTCGAGGCGTTCCTGCACAAGCATAATCCGGCCGGCTGA
- a CDS encoding fasciclin domain-containing protein — translation MSKLAMLSVMAAALPLGACMTMADDGSMASMQSAQTVTVGGAPMYASRNIIENAVNSADHTTLVAAVKAAGLVDTLSGPGPFTVFAPTNAAFAALPAGTVDMLLKPENKAMLQTVLTYHVVPGRVTAADLMQQIRAGGGSARLTTVQGGTLTARMQGNNIVLVDAKGGTATVTQADVMQSNGVIHVTNAVSLPG, via the coding sequence ATGTCGAAACTGGCGATGCTGAGTGTGATGGCGGCGGCGCTTCCGCTGGGAGCGTGCATGACGATGGCCGATGATGGATCGATGGCCTCGATGCAGTCCGCGCAGACGGTCACCGTCGGCGGGGCGCCGATGTATGCATCGCGCAACATCATCGAGAATGCGGTGAATTCGGCCGATCACACCACGCTGGTCGCGGCGGTCAAGGCGGCGGGGCTGGTCGATACGCTGTCGGGCCCGGGGCCCTTCACCGTGTTCGCGCCGACCAACGCCGCCTTTGCCGCGCTTCCGGCGGGCACGGTCGACATGCTGCTCAAGCCCGAGAACAAGGCGATGCTGCAGACCGTGCTGACCTATCATGTCGTGCCCGGCCGGGTCACCGCCGCCGATCTGATGCAGCAGATCCGCGCCGGCGGCGGCAGTGCGCGCCTGACCACCGTGCAGGGCGGCACGCTGACCGCGCGGATGCAGGGCAACAATATCGTGCTGGTCGATGCCAAGGGCGGCACCGCCACCGTGACGCAGGCCGACGTGATGCAGTCGAACGGCGTCATTCATGTCACCAACGCGGTCTCGCTTCCGGGCTGA
- a CDS encoding PEPxxWA-CTERM sorting domain-containing protein, with protein MNKLAIGIAALAACAATPASAAEFVFTFDTTSTLFGGAPQTIRGVFTTSDTPVDRFGQTGLEITGIRGTINDVAISGLFAIANNPYYYITTGPTFLDGSGVRFNAGAATNIAFFHQDGVDANTYRVNGNGTISAFGPATSSRLGAVAAVPEPSTWAMMLVGFGGIGASMRCRRRQTLALA; from the coding sequence ATGAACAAGCTAGCCATCGGGATCGCGGCTCTTGCCGCCTGTGCGGCCACCCCTGCGTCCGCAGCGGAATTCGTCTTTACCTTCGACACCACAAGCACCTTGTTCGGTGGTGCGCCGCAGACCATTCGCGGTGTCTTCACGACCTCCGACACGCCAGTCGACCGGTTCGGCCAGACTGGGCTGGAGATCACCGGCATCCGCGGCACGATCAACGACGTTGCGATCAGCGGACTGTTCGCGATTGCGAACAATCCGTATTATTACATCACGACCGGGCCGACGTTCCTCGACGGCAGCGGCGTGCGCTTCAACGCGGGCGCGGCGACCAACATCGCCTTCTTCCATCAGGACGGAGTCGATGCGAACACCTACCGGGTGAATGGCAACGGCACGATCTCCGCCTTCGGTCCGGCGACCTCGTCGCGGCTGGGCGCGGTAGCGGCGGTTCCGGAACCATCGACCTGGGCGATGATGCTGGTCGGCTTCGGCGGGATCGGCGCCAGCATGCGCTGCCGCCGCCGCCAGACGCTGGCGCTCGCCTAA
- a CDS encoding potassium channel family protein — protein MSRSTPRSGRPSTPSPRVLTNRKVPWATDRLQLRRQSKWSIRAQLGFRLAIMALLLAFIIGFHWIERDSLRDNYDGSISLADIIYFTMISATTTGYGDIVPITERARLFDALIVTPIRIFFLLILAGTAYSFFIKRLWDKYLMRQLQKGLRGHVIVAGFGSSGSEAVAELVARGSEPSDLVVIDCDEEALAQAHAYGCMVLQGDATRDATLQAVHVERARALLVTAGRDDTSILVCLTARHLAPDLRITVSVRASDNELPARAAGATTVINPVSFAGLLMAGSAQGSGVSDYLADLASAQGRVQLHERQVTAKEVGQPLGAITTGLGLRILRGDATVSFEDPESCVLRDGDRIIELLGVGAPTHRPQARHGSALPA, from the coding sequence ATGTCCCGCAGCACGCCCCGTTCCGGCCGTCCGTCCACCCCGTCGCCGCGGGTGCTGACCAACCGCAAGGTGCCGTGGGCGACCGATCGTCTTCAGCTTCGCCGCCAGTCGAAGTGGTCGATCCGCGCGCAGCTTGGCTTCCGCCTGGCGATCATGGCCCTGCTGTTGGCCTTCATTATCGGCTTCCACTGGATCGAGCGCGACAGCCTTCGCGACAATTACGACGGCTCGATCAGCCTCGCCGACATCATCTATTTCACCATGATCAGCGCGACGACCACTGGCTATGGCGACATCGTCCCGATTACCGAGCGGGCGCGCCTGTTCGATGCGCTGATCGTCACGCCGATCCGCATCTTCTTCCTGCTGATCCTCGCCGGAACCGCTTATTCCTTTTTCATCAAACGCCTGTGGGACAAATATCTGATGCGCCAACTCCAGAAAGGACTGCGCGGCCATGTGATCGTCGCCGGCTTCGGCAGCAGCGGGTCGGAAGCGGTGGCCGAACTCGTCGCCCGCGGGTCGGAGCCGTCCGATCTCGTGGTCATCGACTGCGACGAGGAAGCCTTGGCGCAGGCCCACGCCTATGGCTGCATGGTGCTGCAAGGCGACGCTACCCGCGATGCGACGCTTCAGGCGGTGCATGTCGAGCGCGCCCGCGCCCTGCTGGTCACCGCCGGGCGCGACGATACCTCGATCCTCGTCTGCCTCACCGCCCGGCACCTCGCCCCCGATCTGCGCATCACCGTGTCTGTCCGGGCCAGCGACAACGAGCTCCCGGCCCGCGCCGCCGGGGCGACCACCGTGATCAATCCGGTCAGCTTCGCCGGGCTGCTGATGGCGGGTTCGGCACAAGGCTCGGGCGTGTCCGACTATCTCGCCGATCTCGCCTCCGCCCAGGGCCGGGTCCAGTTGCACGAACGGCAGGTGACCGCGAAGGAAGTCGGCCAGCCGCTCGGCGCCATCACCACCGGGCTTGGCCTGCGCATCCTGCGCGGCGACGCCACGGTCAGCTTCGAGGATCCTGAATCCTGCGTCCTGCGCGACGGCGACCGTATCATCGAATTGCTCGGCGTCGGCGCACCCACCCACCGCCCGCAAGCAAGACACGGTTCAGCCTTGCCGGCCTAG
- a CDS encoding ABC transporter permease — protein MIPGQARLTGVNWGGLRTLYVKEVRRFFKVQTQTVWAPAVTTLLFLVIFSVALGGAKREVMGVPFPSFIAPGLIIMAMIQNAFANSSFSLLVGKIQGTIVDYLMPPLSVGELIAGLVGASVTRAILVGCAVWLAMALWPGVDVTVRHPLSLIWFGLMGSLLLSFLGLITSIWAEKFDHAAAVTNFVVAPLSLLSGTFYSVEALSPLFRAISHANPFFYVISGFRHGFLSEADSPILFGAGLLLALNLALFALCYGLLKSGWKIKN, from the coding sequence ATGATCCCAGGCCAGGCCCGTCTGACGGGCGTCAACTGGGGCGGGCTTCGGACTCTCTATGTCAAGGAAGTGCGCCGGTTTTTCAAGGTGCAGACCCAGACGGTGTGGGCGCCGGCGGTCACCACCCTCCTGTTTCTGGTGATCTTTTCGGTCGCTTTGGGGGGCGCCAAGCGCGAAGTCATGGGGGTGCCGTTCCCGAGCTTCATCGCGCCCGGCCTGATCATCATGGCGATGATCCAGAACGCGTTCGCCAATTCGAGCTTTTCGCTGCTGGTCGGCAAGATCCAGGGGACGATCGTCGATTATCTGATGCCGCCGCTGTCGGTCGGCGAGCTGATCGCCGGGCTGGTCGGGGCATCGGTGACCCGCGCGATCCTGGTCGGTTGCGCGGTGTGGCTGGCGATGGCGCTGTGGCCGGGCGTCGATGTGACGGTGCGGCATCCGCTGAGCCTGATCTGGTTCGGGCTGATGGGCTCGCTGCTGCTCAGTTTCCTCGGCCTCATCACCTCGATCTGGGCGGAGAAGTTCGATCATGCCGCGGCAGTGACCAATTTCGTGGTCGCGCCCTTGTCGCTGCTGTCCGGCACCTTTTATTCGGTCGAGGCGCTGAGCCCGCTGTTCCGGGCGATCAGCCATGCCAATCCGTTCTTCTACGTCATCTCGGGCTTCCGCCACGGGTTCCTCAGCGAAGCCGATTCGCCGATCCTGTTCGGGGCCGGGCTGCTGCTGGCGTTGAACCTGGCGCTGTTCGCCCTCTGCTACGGGCTGCTGAAGAGCGGGTGGAAGATCAAGAACTAG
- a CDS encoding serine hydrolase domain-containing protein, with the protein MNLDRRSFLAAAAALGVVPTRLLAAQGAVEGLVGQVGAVFDRRGLRSEGVAGVTRAGPGGRAIVAGDRWHLGSNSKAMTAALYAVLVERGVFRWEATLPALFPGLAVHPEWSAVTIEQVMGHVAGLDDRLMAGAWLMQRHLDRRPVAVQRAEFARELLAQPPGPTRGRFAYCNAGFVLVGAAIERATGQSWEEVMTRRLFAPLGMRRSGFGAPTGDSPWGHRGKVAVDPAGLADNPPVLGPAGRVHLSMSDYGRFLGLFLQPKSRLLRADTIAHLLRPPVAGATYAGGWGLQRSAGGGRALVHEGSNTMWHAITALYPDEGAGYCVVANEAGGAARTRLVSALDALRRGSASPSRKVGG; encoded by the coding sequence ATGAACCTTGATCGTCGCTCTTTTCTTGCCGCAGCTGCCGCTCTTGGGGTCGTGCCGACCCGCCTCCTCGCAGCGCAAGGGGCAGTCGAAGGCCTCGTCGGGCAGGTCGGCGCGGTGTTCGACCGGCGTGGGTTGCGGTCGGAAGGGGTGGCGGGCGTGACGCGGGCCGGGCCGGGGGGACGAGCGATCGTGGCGGGCGATCGCTGGCACCTCGGGTCGAACAGCAAGGCGATGACGGCGGCCCTGTATGCGGTGCTGGTCGAGCGCGGGGTGTTCCGGTGGGAGGCGACTTTGCCCGCGCTTTTTCCGGGGCTCGCGGTTCATCCCGAATGGTCGGCGGTCACGATCGAACAGGTGATGGGCCATGTCGCCGGGCTGGACGATCGCCTGATGGCGGGGGCGTGGCTGATGCAGCGTCATCTCGATCGGCGTCCGGTCGCGGTGCAGCGCGCCGAGTTCGCGCGCGAGTTGCTGGCGCAGCCGCCCGGTCCGACCCGCGGCCGCTTTGCTTACTGCAACGCCGGCTTCGTGCTGGTGGGCGCGGCGATCGAGCGGGCGACGGGGCAGAGCTGGGAAGAGGTGATGACGCGGCGCTTGTTCGCGCCGCTGGGCATGCGGCGGAGCGGGTTCGGGGCGCCGACGGGGGACAGTCCGTGGGGGCATCGGGGCAAGGTCGCGGTGGATCCGGCGGGGTTGGCCGACAATCCCCCCGTGCTGGGACCGGCGGGGAGGGTGCATCTGTCGATGAGCGATTACGGGCGGTTTCTGGGACTCTTCCTGCAACCGAAATCAAGGCTGCTGCGGGCTGACACGATCGCGCATCTGCTTCGTCCGCCGGTCGCGGGCGCGACCTATGCGGGGGGATGGGGCCTTCAGCGCAGCGCGGGCGGCGGGCGGGCGCTGGTCCATGAAGGGTCCAATACGATGTGGCACGCGATCACCGCGCTATATCCGGACGAGGGGGCCGGCTATTGCGTCGTCGCCAACGAGGCGGGGGGCGCGGCACGGACGAGGCTGGTGAGCGCGCTCGACGCGCTGCGGCGCGGCTCGGCTTCGCCGTCGCGCAAGGTGGGCGGGTGA